One genomic segment of Coraliomargarita parva includes these proteins:
- a CDS encoding SUMF1/EgtB/PvdO family nonheme iron enzyme produces MSRVQADTFVPTPGGANTFEIKFVDVRNPGNESNRNESNTLTGKGAVPYAYRMGVTEVTRAQFSAMLKVLGDPAISGNTPIDGYSGYWMMYYVNWLNSGCSTDPSSLLNGGVYNIVKFGGPVLPWNGADQFDNGDGTKNKWRHKDAKYFLPTVDEWVKAAMYDGRGYFVFPTSSNAKPLKDGDGDPSAVNSANYETTGTIDVGSFPNTKSPYGCLDMAGNAWEVLEMSQSATDAGTLFRAGGSYIHGGPWLNNVLAIEITSTDDEKGIGFRIAAR; encoded by the coding sequence GTGTCTAGAGTTCAGGCGGATACCTTTGTGCCGACGCCCGGAGGGGCCAATACGTTCGAAATCAAGTTCGTGGATGTTCGCAATCCGGGTAACGAGTCGAACCGGAATGAAAGTAACACGCTCACCGGTAAGGGGGCCGTGCCTTACGCTTACCGCATGGGAGTGACTGAGGTGACCCGGGCGCAGTTCAGTGCGATGCTCAAGGTCTTAGGGGATCCCGCGATTTCCGGAAACACACCCATCGACGGCTACTCCGGTTACTGGATGATGTATTACGTCAACTGGCTGAACTCGGGCTGTTCGACCGATCCCTCTTCTTTGCTCAACGGCGGCGTTTATAACATCGTTAAATTCGGAGGGCCCGTTCTGCCCTGGAATGGGGCCGACCAGTTTGATAATGGGGACGGGACCAAGAATAAATGGCGCCACAAAGACGCGAAGTATTTTTTGCCGACTGTGGATGAGTGGGTAAAGGCAGCGATGTATGATGGCCGTGGTTATTTCGTGTTCCCGACCTCTTCCAATGCCAAGCCGCTGAAGGATGGTGACGGGGATCCCTCGGCTGTCAATTCGGCCAACTATGAAACCACCGGGACGATCGATGTTGGCTCCTTCCCGAATACGAAGAGCCCATACGGCTGTCTCGATATGGCGGGGAATGCTTGGGAAGTGCTGGAAATGAGCCAGAGTGCGACGGATGCCGGCACCCTGTTCCGGGCCGGTGGGAGCTATATCCATGGTGGTCCCTGGCTGAATAATGTCCTCGCAATTGAGATTACCTCCACTGATGACGAGAAGGGGATCGGTTTCCGAATTGCGGCTCGCTAG
- a CDS encoding acyltransferase, producing the protein MNFLKIQNWYLGQKNRIYTQLVRGGFGSFGQGCTVQATMRCTNPGSIHLGDRVFIGADAWIDCFAGYPPSGQSFTPRLEIGDGTMIGYHSHIMVVGQMKIGKNVLIADKVYISDNLHGFENIDLPVFEQPLTHRPVVIEDEVWIGENACILPGVTIGRHSVIGSNAVVTKDVPPYAVVGGAPAKVIRQYDEATGKWGRASA; encoded by the coding sequence ATGAACTTCTTAAAAATTCAAAATTGGTATCTCGGTCAGAAAAACCGGATCTATACACAACTGGTCCGTGGTGGCTTTGGTTCCTTCGGGCAGGGATGCACCGTGCAGGCCACGATGCGCTGCACAAACCCCGGCAGTATCCATCTTGGCGACCGGGTGTTCATCGGTGCGGATGCGTGGATTGACTGTTTTGCCGGATATCCGCCCAGCGGACAAAGCTTTACGCCGCGCCTGGAGATCGGCGACGGTACCATGATCGGCTATCACAGTCACATCATGGTCGTCGGGCAAATGAAGATCGGCAAAAATGTGCTGATCGCGGACAAAGTCTATATCTCCGATAACCTGCACGGCTTTGAAAACATAGATCTGCCGGTTTTCGAGCAGCCGCTGACGCACCGCCCCGTCGTGATTGAGGACGAAGTCTGGATCGGCGAAAACGCCTGCATCCTTCCCGGCGTTACCATCGGCCGCCACAGCGTGATCGGCAGCAATGCCGTGGTGACCAAGGATGTGCCTCCCTACGCGGTGGTCGGCGGGGCACCGGCCAAAGTGATCCGTCAATATGACGAGGCGACCGGCAAATGGGGCAGGGCGTCGGCTTGA
- a CDS encoding sugar phosphate isomerase/epimerase family protein produces MKKRRYSVILGNLGNTCDRFCSQYKNNPPALEMLQAAAEIPHVSGIELVGTWDIRPDNAAEMKRMLSDLGLACVSIIPDLFSKPEFAKGAYSNPDGKSRQLAIDETRRMCDIALDLGCEMLNLWPGQDGYDYLLSTDYEKERELACQAIAELATAYPTLRFALEYKPKEPRTHCYLARMADTILMAQETACSNVGVTMDVGHSFVAGENPAEAVVLARRAGNRLFHMHFNDNYRSWDDDMIVGSVHTTVYLELLYWLDRCGYDGWISMDQYPYREDAVGAIGESIEWLVKFDAILEANRETFDELLALGNPVETSRALRGML; encoded by the coding sequence ATGAAAAAGCGACGTTACTCCGTCATTCTAGGCAACCTCGGCAATACCTGCGACCGTTTTTGCAGCCAGTATAAAAACAACCCGCCCGCGCTGGAGATGCTCCAAGCCGCGGCGGAAATTCCACACGTCAGCGGGATCGAGCTGGTCGGCACCTGGGATATCCGCCCGGACAACGCCGCCGAAATGAAGCGGATGTTGTCCGATCTCGGACTTGCCTGTGTGTCGATCATACCCGACCTGTTTTCGAAGCCGGAATTTGCCAAGGGCGCCTATTCCAACCCTGACGGCAAAAGCCGGCAGCTGGCCATCGACGAAACCCGGCGCATGTGCGACATCGCGCTCGATCTCGGCTGTGAAATGCTGAACCTGTGGCCCGGGCAGGACGGCTACGATTACCTGCTGTCCACCGACTACGAGAAGGAACGCGAGTTGGCCTGCCAAGCGATCGCAGAGCTCGCCACGGCCTATCCCACGCTTCGCTTTGCGCTTGAATACAAGCCCAAGGAGCCGCGCACACATTGCTATCTGGCTCGCATGGCGGACACCATCCTGATGGCTCAGGAAACGGCTTGCTCCAACGTGGGCGTGACGATGGATGTCGGCCATTCCTTTGTGGCGGGTGAAAATCCGGCCGAGGCGGTTGTGCTCGCGCGGCGGGCCGGGAACCGGCTCTTTCACATGCACTTCAACGACAATTACCGGTCCTGGGATGACGACATGATCGTGGGCTCGGTCCACACGACCGTCTATCTGGAGCTGCTCTACTGGCTCGACCGCTGCGGCTATGACGGCTGGATCTCAATGGACCAGTATCCCTATCGTGAGGACGCGGTCGGCGCGATCGGCGAGAGCATCGAGTGGCTGGTGAAGTTCGATGCTATTCTGGAGGCCAACCGTGAAACATTTGACGAACTGCTGGCCCTTGGGAACCCCGTGGAAACCTCCAGGGCCCTTCGTGGCATGCTTTGA
- a CDS encoding family 78 glycoside hydrolase catalytic domain translates to MSEIEFPVNTAWVWPQALEPGVNLNLEIRHEFTVASAPKESLLRIAADCRYAVWLNGELIGTGPFPDWPETRSVDEWDVASHLREGQNVLAVLIHQMGQDTSTYAVGDPGVLYALTGDSKPLALSGASNSQWRLSTSYRSGPIPITTPQLSFTYEYDATGDDGWRESECVFGEGWSAFDESDGRDWQETGWRFRARPLPVCELLDRLPATITAQGVFKRASSDGSVAARMQHDWLSSLSAPEFFNEIEVGPVTLTGAGFSLKPGLMDAADGVYIVVDLGRESVGYLELEVIADAGVQIDIAHGEHLDDLRVRASVGGRNFASAYRCREGRQTFLYPVTRIGGRYLQLHVSGGTGDFTLIYAGARKLRYPVPQRGAFDSPDRMQKRIHSVSVDTLRLCMHDHYDDCPWREQALYANDMLIQTLAGYYAFGEYRFPQVSLELLAGGLNPDGILELCAPARVPIAIPAFTMAWIVAVERNLHFSGDSEFARAMFPTVKTILTTWTEQMTDGLMPSFQGARYWHFYDWTPGDLDGVVRDCTGFTELKTLRFDAPLNAFLVLGLDAGAALAEAAGDTALAAQWREAVAQLRAAFHKSFWKPEEGLYVTILGECREPDTRAELTQSLALCAGCCPDAEAEALRQRLLSPDSGLVPTALGQSFWKYEALFQSPELGMQALNDVDSFWSSMLERNATSFWETQKGGWDFHAAGSLCHGWSASPAYYYGAYVLGIRPIDVGFKSFSVTPPVVRFYDGISGTIPTPAGAITVVWERVDGKAAVRLSHPDTIRAVPSSEVRILN, encoded by the coding sequence ATGTCAGAAATCGAATTCCCTGTTAACACCGCATGGGTCTGGCCTCAGGCACTTGAGCCCGGTGTGAATCTCAATCTTGAAATCCGCCATGAGTTCACGGTGGCATCCGCTCCGAAGGAAAGCCTCCTTCGAATCGCGGCGGATTGCCGCTACGCAGTCTGGCTGAACGGCGAGTTGATCGGAACCGGGCCCTTTCCCGATTGGCCGGAGACGCGCTCGGTGGACGAGTGGGACGTTGCGTCCCATTTGCGCGAAGGTCAAAACGTGCTGGCCGTCCTGATCCACCAGATGGGGCAGGATACGTCAACCTACGCGGTTGGCGATCCGGGCGTCCTCTATGCCCTCACCGGTGACTCGAAGCCTTTGGCCCTGAGTGGCGCGTCGAACTCGCAATGGCGACTGTCGACAAGCTATCGTTCCGGTCCTATCCCCATTACGACGCCGCAGTTGTCATTCACATATGAATACGACGCCACCGGTGATGATGGCTGGAGGGAATCCGAATGCGTCTTCGGGGAGGGATGGTCTGCATTTGATGAATCCGATGGGCGGGATTGGCAGGAGACTGGTTGGCGCTTCCGTGCGCGACCGCTTCCGGTCTGCGAATTACTGGATCGCTTGCCCGCGACTATCACTGCTCAGGGTGTGTTCAAGCGTGCTTCCTCTGATGGTAGTGTGGCGGCCCGGATGCAGCACGATTGGCTGTCTTCCCTGTCGGCCCCCGAGTTTTTCAACGAGATTGAGGTGGGGCCGGTCACATTGACCGGAGCTGGCTTCTCCCTGAAGCCCGGACTGATGGATGCGGCCGACGGGGTCTACATCGTGGTCGACCTCGGACGCGAATCCGTTGGCTATCTGGAGCTGGAAGTCATCGCCGACGCGGGCGTGCAGATCGACATCGCGCATGGCGAGCATCTGGACGACCTGCGTGTTCGGGCCTCTGTGGGAGGACGCAATTTTGCATCGGCCTATCGATGCCGCGAGGGGCGACAGACCTTCCTCTATCCGGTTACCCGGATTGGCGGGCGCTACCTGCAGCTGCACGTATCGGGCGGCACCGGCGACTTCACCCTGATCTACGCAGGCGCTCGCAAACTAAGGTATCCGGTGCCGCAACGCGGGGCCTTTGATTCGCCCGACCGGATGCAAAAACGCATCCATTCAGTATCCGTGGATACACTACGCTTGTGCATGCACGACCACTACGACGACTGTCCGTGGCGCGAGCAGGCACTGTATGCGAACGACATGCTGATCCAGACGCTGGCGGGCTACTATGCCTTTGGCGAATACCGTTTCCCGCAGGTCTCGCTCGAATTGCTGGCTGGTGGTTTGAACCCTGACGGCATCCTGGAGCTCTGCGCCCCGGCCCGGGTGCCCATCGCGATTCCGGCGTTCACCATGGCCTGGATTGTGGCGGTCGAGCGCAACTTGCATTTCAGTGGCGACAGTGAATTTGCCCGTGCCATGTTCCCTACGGTCAAGACGATCCTGACGACCTGGACGGAGCAGATGACCGACGGTTTGATGCCGTCGTTTCAAGGGGCACGCTACTGGCACTTCTATGATTGGACACCCGGCGACCTCGATGGTGTGGTGCGCGACTGCACCGGCTTCACCGAACTGAAGACCCTGCGCTTTGATGCGCCGTTGAATGCATTCCTCGTTCTCGGTCTGGACGCTGGTGCGGCACTGGCTGAGGCGGCCGGTGATACGGCGCTTGCCGCGCAATGGCGCGAGGCTGTCGCCCAACTTCGCGCTGCATTCCACAAGTCGTTCTGGAAGCCGGAGGAAGGCCTCTACGTGACAATCCTCGGCGAGTGTCGGGAGCCGGATACCCGCGCGGAGTTGACGCAGTCACTCGCTTTGTGTGCGGGTTGCTGTCCGGACGCGGAGGCTGAAGCGCTGCGCCAGCGTCTGCTGTCGCCGGACAGCGGTCTGGTGCCCACCGCACTCGGACAATCGTTCTGGAAATACGAAGCGCTGTTTCAATCGCCTGAACTGGGCATGCAGGCGTTGAATGACGTCGACTCGTTCTGGAGCAGCATGCTTGAGCGCAATGCGACCTCGTTCTGGGAAACGCAGAAGGGCGGTTGGGACTTCCACGCGGCAGGCAGCCTGTGTCACGGTTGGTCGGCGTCACCTGCGTATTACTACGGTGCCTATGTGCTCGGCATCCGTCCGATCGATGTCGGCTTCAAGTCGTTCTCCGTCACACCTCCGGTGGTCCGTTTCTATGATGGAATTTCCGGAACGATCCCCACACCCGCCGGTGCAATCACGGTGGTCTGGGAGCGCGTGGACGGAAAGGCGGCGGTGCGACTGTCGCATCCGGACACAATCCGCGCGGTCCCGTCTTCCGAAGTGCGGATACTCAATTAA